One part of the Arachidicoccus terrestris genome encodes these proteins:
- a CDS encoding MGMT family protein, giving the protein MKKSNKTALPVAGEGKPHNFFEDVWDVARQIPKGRATSYGAIAAYLGAKSSARMVGWAMNGAHANKKIPAHRVVNRNGMLSGRAHFSPPEKMQQLLEKEGIKVVDNAIVDFAKVFWDPAIELGF; this is encoded by the coding sequence ATGAAGAAAAGTAATAAAACCGCCTTGCCAGTAGCTGGCGAAGGTAAGCCCCATAATTTTTTTGAAGATGTCTGGGATGTAGCCAGGCAGATACCCAAAGGGCGGGCTACTTCTTACGGTGCGATTGCCGCTTATCTGGGCGCAAAGTCCTCTGCCAGAATGGTTGGCTGGGCCATGAATGGTGCCCATGCGAATAAAAAGATCCCTGCCCACAGAGTCGTTAACCGTAACGGTATGCTCAGTGGCCGGGCGCATTTCTCTCCGCCGGAAAAAATGCAGCAGCTCCTGGAAAAGGAAGGCATAAAGGTTGTCGATAATGCGATCGTAGATTTTGCGAAAGTCTTCTGGGACCCGGCAATTGAGCTCGGTTTTTAG